One part of the Corynebacterium aurimucosum ATCC 700975 genome encodes these proteins:
- a CDS encoding sensor histidine kinase, producing the protein MTRKTRPLWITVLLILLCVVADLAAWIPHIENFEGTDQEALVLGLMGLFSFATWILLPFALHHSRRERNIHEEYPGHPVVLVAALLVLVLGGLRPLSLSVLVVLISIISRGRLRWSLAGTAVFVASCVTVISVPYIRMNIFDPFGYVFYGSLFLIVAWITGSVRAQRRQREVTLVSLAELNEDQLRSREERARLEERNRIARDIHDSLSHRLSLISVYAGGLSYRKDADPERVAEAADTIQSEAKAAVEDLRGVIKALRVDDRVDPRASIEEHIERARAAGTKVRYKKGDVHERVDKLGTMAAHTLGRAVQEGLTNARKYAPGKKVTLTVENEEDKVRVTMQNKKVADPPESGGGNGLLGLEERARLAGGTFTVLDDASTFTWVLELPEEARA; encoded by the coding sequence ATGACGAGAAAGACGCGACCACTGTGGATCACGGTGCTGCTCATTCTGCTCTGCGTGGTGGCGGATTTGGCGGCATGGATCCCCCATATCGAAAACTTCGAGGGGACGGATCAGGAAGCCCTTGTTTTGGGCTTGATGGGTCTATTTAGCTTCGCCACGTGGATTCTGCTCCCCTTCGCCCTGCACCACTCACGGCGGGAGCGCAACATCCACGAGGAGTACCCCGGCCACCCGGTGGTGCTGGTTGCGGCTCTGCTCGTCCTGGTACTAGGCGGGCTTCGCCCACTGTCGCTGTCAGTGCTGGTGGTGTTGATTTCAATCATCTCGCGCGGCCGATTGCGGTGGTCCCTGGCGGGGACGGCGGTGTTCGTGGCCTCGTGTGTGACCGTTATCTCTGTGCCTTACATTCGGATGAACATCTTCGACCCCTTTGGTTACGTGTTCTATGGAAGCCTCTTTCTTATCGTTGCCTGGATTACGGGTTCGGTGCGCGCGCAGCGCCGCCAGCGCGAGGTCACGCTGGTGAGCCTGGCGGAGCTCAACGAGGATCAGCTGCGCTCGCGCGAGGAGCGCGCCCGCCTGGAGGAACGCAACCGCATTGCCCGCGATATCCACGATTCCCTCTCGCACCGGCTCAGCCTTATTTCCGTGTACGCGGGAGGCTTGAGCTACCGCAAGGACGCCGACCCGGAGCGGGTCGCCGAGGCGGCAGACACCATCCAATCGGAGGCCAAGGCCGCCGTGGAGGACCTGCGCGGGGTGATCAAGGCGCTGCGCGTGGATGACCGCGTGGATCCGCGCGCGAGCATCGAGGAGCACATTGAGCGCGCACGCGCGGCGGGCACGAAAGTGCGCTATAAGAAGGGGGATGTGCACGAGCGCGTCGACAAGCTAGGCACCATGGCCGCCCACACGCTGGGCCGCGCCGTGCAGGAGGGGCTGACCAACGCGCGCAAGTACGCGCCGGGGAAGAAGGTGACGCTCACCGTGGAGAACGAGGAGGATAAGGTGCGGGTGACCATGCAGAACAAGAAGGTAGCGGACCCGCCAGAGTCCGGTGGCGGCAACGGCCTGCTGGGGCTGGAGGAACGCGCCCGGCTGGCGGGAGGTACTTTCACAGTGCTTGACGACGCCTCCACCTTCACCTGGGTCCTCGAACTACCGGAGGAGGCACGCGCGTAA